One region of Hydrogenobaculum sp. Y04AAS1 genomic DNA includes:
- a CDS encoding YebC/PmpR family DNA-binding transcriptional regulator gives MAGHSHWAQIKHKKAKVDAQKGKLFGKLIREITVATKLGGPDPNANPRLRIAIEAARKVSMPMDTIEKAIKRGTGNDKEGALEEIVYEGYGPGGTAIMVVVATDNRNKATSEVRHAFSKHGGNLGSSGCVSYLFEQKGVIEIPKEATDEEKLMEAALEAGADDVESTEDMFIVYTNPKDVYTIKDILASKGFTIESAKTSLIPTTTVEIKDVDTAKKLLNLLEHLDELDEVQEVISNFEIDKDILAALG, from the coding sequence ATGGCAGGACACAGTCATTGGGCGCAAATCAAGCATAAAAAAGCTAAAGTTGATGCACAAAAAGGAAAACTTTTTGGTAAGCTTATAAGAGAAATAACAGTAGCTACAAAGTTAGGCGGGCCAGATCCAAACGCAAACCCAAGGCTTAGAATTGCTATAGAAGCAGCAAGAAAAGTAAGTATGCCCATGGATACCATAGAAAAAGCTATAAAAAGAGGGACTGGCAACGATAAAGAAGGAGCTTTGGAAGAAATAGTTTACGAAGGATACGGCCCTGGTGGTACAGCTATTATGGTAGTAGTAGCCACTGACAATAGGAATAAAGCTACATCGGAAGTAAGACACGCTTTTTCAAAACATGGCGGAAACCTAGGTTCTTCTGGATGCGTGTCTTATTTGTTTGAGCAAAAAGGTGTAATAGAGATTCCGAAAGAAGCTACAGACGAAGAAAAGCTTATGGAAGCTGCTTTAGAAGCAGGGGCTGACGATGTTGAATCCACTGAAGATATGTTTATCGTTTACACAAATCCTAAAGATGTATACACGATAAAAGATATTTTAGCCAGCAAGGGCTTTACAATAGAAAGTGCTAAGACAAGCCTTATTCCTACAACAACTGTAGAGATAAAAGATGTAGATACTGCTAAAAAGCTTCTAAACTTGCTAGAACACCTTGATGAGCTTGATGAAGTCCAAGAAGTTATATCAAACTTTGAAATAGACAAAGATATATTAGCAGCTTTAGGTTAA
- a CDS encoding DeoR family transcriptional regulator, with translation MDRKREILKLIKEGEQNTKKLAERFGVSLMSIYRDLKELEKEGLIVRKYGKLEVATRNIKESQEKQKDTCAFCNKENDDRLRFTFHLENGKQIHTCCPHCGLLLYKSILDPIEAITTKDFITCNLLSGTSAYYVLGSAAVPCCSPSALAFARKEDAIMFKTGFGGEVFEFEEATKVIWDLMKYGSILKIGKLNK, from the coding sequence GTGGATAGAAAAAGAGAAATTTTAAAGCTCATAAAAGAAGGCGAACAAAATACGAAAAAGTTGGCAGAGAGATTTGGCGTTTCTTTGATGAGTATATATAGAGATTTAAAGGAGCTTGAGAAAGAAGGCCTAATTGTAAGAAAGTATGGAAAGTTAGAAGTAGCAACTAGAAACATCAAAGAATCTCAAGAAAAGCAAAAAGATACATGTGCTTTTTGTAATAAAGAAAATGACGATAGATTGAGGTTTACATTCCATCTAGAAAACGGCAAACAGATACACACTTGCTGTCCTCACTGTGGGCTTCTTTTATACAAAAGCATATTAGATCCTATAGAAGCAATAACCACTAAAGATTTTATTACCTGCAACCTTTTAAGCGGTACTTCTGCTTACTATGTACTTGGTTCTGCGGCAGTGCCTTGTTGTTCTCCTTCTGCTTTGGCTTTTGCAAGAAAAGAAGATGCTATTATGTTTAAAACAGGATTTGGAGGGGAAGTTTTTGAATTTGAAGAAGCTACAAAGGTGATATGGGATCTTATGAAATACGGCAGTATTCTTAAAATCGGAAAACTTAATAAATAG
- a CDS encoding 7-cyano-7-deazaguanine synthase, which produces MKVVSLVSSGFDSISLLNYYINKNYEIYPIYVKSGFKWEEEELKHLKDIIDHISKSYKLIKPLKVSHAPNDFFEDFNERAFINDEDVEIPFRNLDLLISALKYAYAVDANLIAIGIMGLVAFKDNSYNFIKTINDLFSMYGDYKVDTPFLGMSKKDVFDRYFIKELFDKAFCCMNPTDGKECGVCSKCKEKESLIL; this is translated from the coding sequence ATGAAAGTAGTTAGTCTGGTAAGCTCTGGTTTTGATAGTATCTCGCTTTTAAACTATTATATAAATAAAAACTATGAAATATATCCAATATATGTAAAAAGCGGATTTAAATGGGAAGAGGAAGAGCTAAAACATCTAAAAGATATAATAGATCATATATCTAAAAGCTATAAACTCATAAAACCTTTAAAAGTAAGCCATGCTCCTAATGATTTTTTTGAGGACTTCAACGAAAGAGCATTTATAAATGATGAAGATGTAGAGATTCCTTTTAGAAACCTAGATCTTTTGATAAGTGCCTTAAAATATGCTTACGCTGTTGATGCAAACCTTATAGCCATAGGTATCATGGGTCTTGTGGCTTTTAAAGATAATTCTTATAATTTCATAAAAACCATAAACGATCTATTTTCTATGTATGGAGATTACAAGGTAGATACACCGTTTCTTGGTATGTCTAAAAAAGATGTATTCGATAGATACTTTATAAAAGAACTATTTGATAAAGCCTTTTGTTGCATGAACCCAACAGATGGTAAAGAATGTGGTGTTTGTTCAAAGTGCAAGGAAAAAGAAAGTTTGATTTTATAA
- the ribD gene encoding bifunctional diaminohydroxyphosphoribosylaminopyrimidine deaminase/5-amino-6-(5-phosphoribosylamino)uracil reductase RibD, whose product MINKDKYYMKLALEEAYKYKGQTHPNPAVGVLIVKDDKILSIGAHKKAGTDHAEIVALKNAQEDVKGATMYVTLEPCSFHGKTPPCCPAIISSGIKKVVIGSVDPNPKVSGKGIEWLKSAGIEVEVGVLKEECDKLNEDFFVYITQKRPFITLKCAMSLDGKLAKENKDSKWISSEKARKISHIYRKYSSAILVGINTILKDNPKLTVRLEGNEYQPYSVVIDPNLDIPYDANIFKKGYENIIIIVSTKTDDKKKEYLKSLGVRLLELESFDIKSILKALYEIDIMHIFVEGGAYTISRFLEENMWDKMLIFRGYKFIGKGIGLDFYSDFSKIYKGSLQIIDDTTDLLEIYNGYITV is encoded by the coding sequence ATGATAAATAAAGATAAATATTACATGAAACTAGCTTTGGAAGAAGCATACAAATACAAGGGCCAAACCCATCCAAACCCTGCAGTAGGAGTACTTATAGTAAAAGACGACAAGATTTTATCAATAGGGGCCCATAAAAAAGCAGGTACTGATCACGCTGAGATCGTAGCTTTAAAAAATGCCCAAGAAGATGTAAAAGGAGCTACGATGTATGTAACTTTAGAGCCTTGCTCATTTCATGGTAAAACACCCCCATGCTGTCCTGCTATAATCTCAAGCGGTATAAAAAAAGTTGTTATAGGCTCAGTGGACCCAAATCCAAAAGTCTCTGGAAAAGGCATAGAGTGGCTAAAATCTGCTGGTATTGAAGTAGAAGTAGGTGTATTAAAAGAAGAATGTGATAAGTTAAATGAGGATTTTTTTGTTTATATAACCCAAAAAAGACCTTTTATAACCCTAAAATGCGCTATGTCTTTGGACGGAAAACTTGCTAAAGAAAACAAAGATAGCAAATGGATTAGCTCAGAAAAAGCAAGGAAAATATCTCATATATATAGAAAGTACTCAAGCGCAATATTAGTGGGCATAAACACCATCTTAAAAGATAACCCAAAACTTACCGTAAGGCTTGAAGGAAATGAATATCAGCCCTACAGCGTTGTGATAGACCCAAACTTAGACATTCCCTACGATGCAAACATATTTAAAAAAGGATATGAAAACATCATTATTATAGTTTCTACAAAAACCGATGATAAAAAGAAAGAATACCTTAAATCCCTTGGTGTTAGGCTTTTAGAATTAGAAAGTTTTGATATAAAATCTATATTAAAAGCTCTATACGAGATAGATATAATGCACATTTTTGTAGAAGGAGGAGCTTATACAATATCAAGATTTTTAGAAGAAAATATGTGGGATAAGATGCTTATATTTAGAGGTTATAAATTTATAGGAAAAGGTATAGGTCTTGATTTTTATAGTGATTTTTCAAAGATATACAAAGGAAGTCTTCAAATTATCGACGATACCACAGATTTGTTGGAAATTTACAATGGATATATCACTGTTTGA
- the queA gene encoding tRNA preQ1(34) S-adenosylmethionine ribosyltransferase-isomerase QueA, producing MDISLFDYDLPEELIAKYPVNPRHSAKLMVLDRKSSNITHSTFWHIDEFLEEGDLLIFNDTKVLPARLLGKKKGIENSNVEILLLRHLENEKWEALVGGKNIKPGLVIEISYDFEAIVESQIEKSKFLVLLKAKNQNQIEAINKYGKIPIPPYLGRDEEPIDKEFYQTVFAKKEFSVAAPTASLHFSNELLEKLKKKVNIDFVTLHVSYGTFKPVTVQNIEEHKVDEEYIEVSESLIKNIKKTKKMCKRVIAVGTTVTRALETAIDKPYFGFTDLYIKPGFKFKVLDGFITNFHLPKSSLLILVSAFCNEENLDGREFILKSYKEAVKHKYRFYSYGDGMLIL from the coding sequence ATGGATATATCACTGTTTGATTACGATTTACCAGAAGAGCTCATTGCCAAATACCCGGTAAATCCAAGACATAGCGCTAAGCTGATGGTTTTAGATAGAAAAAGCTCCAATATAACTCACTCAACGTTTTGGCATATAGATGAGTTTTTGGAAGAAGGGGATTTATTGATATTCAACGACACCAAGGTATTACCGGCAAGACTTTTAGGAAAGAAAAAGGGGATAGAAAACTCAAATGTAGAAATACTTCTTTTAAGACACTTAGAAAATGAAAAATGGGAAGCTCTTGTGGGGGGTAAAAATATAAAACCAGGGCTCGTGATAGAAATATCTTATGATTTTGAAGCAATAGTAGAGTCTCAAATAGAAAAATCTAAGTTTTTGGTGCTTTTAAAAGCTAAAAACCAAAATCAAATTGAGGCAATAAACAAATACGGCAAAATACCAATACCACCATATTTAGGAAGAGATGAAGAGCCAATAGATAAAGAATTTTATCAAACAGTATTTGCAAAAAAAGAATTTTCTGTGGCAGCCCCAACGGCATCGCTTCACTTTTCTAATGAGCTTTTGGAAAAACTAAAGAAAAAAGTAAATATAGATTTTGTAACACTCCACGTATCATACGGAACTTTTAAACCAGTAACTGTGCAAAACATAGAAGAGCACAAAGTAGATGAAGAGTATATAGAAGTCTCAGAATCCCTTATAAAAAATATTAAAAAAACAAAAAAAATGTGTAAAAGGGTAATAGCGGTTGGCACTACAGTTACAAGGGCATTAGAAACCGCTATCGATAAACCATATTTTGGTTTTACAGATCTTTATATAAAACCTGGATTTAAATTTAAAGTCCTAGATGGGTTTATTACAAACTTTCATCTTCCAAAATCATCACTTCTTATACTTGTAAGCGCTTTTTGTAATGAAGAAAACTTAGACGGTAGAGAGTTTATATTAAAATCCTACAAAGAGGCTGTAAAACACAAATATAGATTTTACTCATACGGAGATGGCATGCTTATACTTTAG
- a CDS encoding prepilin-type N-terminal cleavage/methylation domain-containing protein, with the protein MESVKGPAWGSKKSKSNRGFSIIEFLLVLTAFVIFLGAAFIGYRTLKANGEETQIANRFKLFATGLNNYSKDFYNSYPYVSCSTVSSWMNGTASSNNIASCSALEQYIGSFVTVGPTSSNIWTYTGYTGNTLGSAPATNSVGSNVSATQGFYTFTTAPIDNAYVQSILNQANAYGLNCSTSSYNSASSAISCTSQPVLVSGSNTVNYF; encoded by the coding sequence ATGGAAAGCGTAAAAGGACCAGCATGGGGGTCCAAAAAAAGCAAGTCAAATAGGGGTTTCTCAATTATTGAGTTTCTTTTGGTTTTAACGGCCTTCGTAATTTTCTTAGGAGCCGCCTTTATAGGCTACAGGACGTTAAAAGCCAATGGCGAAGAAACTCAGATAGCCAACAGGTTTAAGCTTTTTGCCACAGGTCTCAATAACTATTCAAAAGATTTTTACAACTCTTATCCTTATGTATCATGTTCTACCGTAAGTAGTTGGATGAATGGCACAGCATCGTCCAACAACATTGCTTCATGCTCAGCTTTAGAGCAGTACATCGGCAGTTTTGTGACAGTAGGTCCAACCTCATCAAACATATGGACATACACTGGCTACACTGGGAATACTTTAGGCAGTGCACCTGCTACTAATAGCGTCGGTTCAAATGTATCAGCAACCCAAGGCTTTTACACATTTACAACTGCTCCTATAGACAATGCTTATGTTCAATCTATACTCAACCAAGCTAACGCTTACGGATTAAATTGTTCAACCTCATCTTACAACAGTGCCTCTAGTGCAATTAGCTGTACATCTCAACCTGTTTTGGTATCTGGTTCTAACACTGTAAATTATTTCTAA
- the thyX gene encoding FAD-dependent thymidylate synthase has protein sequence MRIKDIASPDDFANIAWLCALGARVCYTKKTLEELLQESKITQKKETKEFLLRLCSYKHFSVFSHAFTYKKLDKEKAIYLAAKYFKTYWNEATPDIIGFSLRHYLEDLTEEERDKAIEEILTLNKDSTISNIVDRDVNVTLVYISREYYGYAVFYLENISRVMTHQLVRHTFLNFSQRSQRYVLQFPKKKELPRQDMMIIPPTIKNNQQALDTFLKATKQSEDVYIDLVNMGIPAEDARFILPHGQKTNIVVSGPIPHIMDFISKRIEKGAQWEIRDTAIKMKKLLERN, from the coding sequence ATGAGGATTAAAGATATAGCATCGCCAGATGATTTTGCAAATATAGCTTGGTTGTGTGCTCTTGGTGCAAGGGTTTGTTATACAAAGAAAACTTTGGAAGAACTCCTTCAAGAGTCTAAAATAACACAGAAAAAAGAAACAAAAGAGTTTCTTTTAAGACTTTGTTCTTACAAGCACTTTTCTGTGTTTTCTCATGCTTTTACATATAAAAAGTTAGACAAAGAAAAGGCTATCTATCTGGCGGCAAAATATTTCAAAACCTACTGGAACGAAGCGACACCGGATATAATAGGTTTTAGTTTAAGGCACTATTTAGAAGATTTAACAGAAGAAGAAAGAGATAAAGCTATAGAAGAAATATTAACACTAAATAAAGACTCTACGATTTCCAATATAGTTGATAGAGATGTCAACGTAACTCTTGTTTATATATCAAGAGAATATTATGGATATGCGGTATTTTATCTTGAAAACATATCAAGGGTAATGACACACCAGCTAGTAAGACACACTTTTTTAAATTTCTCTCAGCGTTCTCAAAGATACGTTTTACAGTTTCCTAAGAAAAAAGAGTTACCTCGTCAAGATATGATGATAATCCCACCTACTATTAAAAATAACCAGCAAGCTTTGGATACTTTTCTAAAAGCCACAAAACAATCTGAAGATGTTTACATAGACCTTGTAAACATGGGAATACCAGCAGAGGATGCAAGATTTATCTTACCTCATGGTCAAAAGACAAATATAGTTGTATCTGGTCCTATACCTCATATCATGGATTTTATAAGTAAAAGGATAGAAAAAGGGGCTCAGTGGGAGATAAGAGATACAGCTATTAAGATGAAGAAGCTACTGGAGAGAAACTGA
- the fabG gene encoding 3-oxoacyl-[acyl-carrier-protein] reductase, with the protein MELAGKTALITGSNRGIGKAIAQKLAENGAGIIITAPIKSDAELAANEIKERYNVRTYAFELDLLDINSIEDTIKEIEKITTVDILVNNAGITKDNLFIRMKKEEWEDVIKVNFTSIFYITQPIVKQMIKKRWGRVINISSVVGIMGNSGQTNYSATKAAIIGFTKSLAKEIGSRGVTVNAVAPGFIDTPMTQGLPDDIKEAYKKQIPLGRFGSPEDVANAVLFLASEKASYITGEVINVNGGML; encoded by the coding sequence ATGGAATTGGCTGGTAAAACTGCTTTGATAACAGGCTCTAACAGAGGTATTGGAAAAGCCATCGCTCAAAAGCTTGCAGAAAATGGAGCAGGCATTATAATAACAGCCCCTATCAAAAGCGATGCAGAATTAGCGGCAAATGAGATAAAAGAAAGATACAACGTCAGAACTTACGCTTTTGAGTTAGATCTATTAGATATAAATTCTATAGAAGATACTATAAAAGAAATAGAAAAAATAACAACAGTGGATATACTTGTAAACAATGCAGGTATAACTAAAGACAATCTTTTTATAAGGATGAAAAAAGAAGAATGGGAAGATGTGATAAAAGTAAACTTTACATCTATATTTTATATAACACAACCCATTGTTAAGCAAATGATTAAAAAGCGTTGGGGGCGTGTTATAAACATATCATCAGTGGTGGGCATAATGGGTAACTCAGGTCAGACAAACTATTCCGCCACAAAAGCAGCTATCATAGGTTTTACAAAGTCTTTAGCGAAAGAGATTGGTTCTAGGGGTGTTACGGTAAATGCAGTGGCTCCTGGTTTTATAGATACTCCTATGACTCAAGGCTTGCCAGATGATATAAAAGAAGCTTATAAAAAGCAAATTCCTTTGGGAAGGTTTGGCTCACCAGAAGATGTTGCAAATGCTGTGTTGTTCTTAGCTTCTGAAAAAGCATCTTACATAACAGGTGAAGTAATCAACGTAAACGGTGGTATGTTGTAA
- the acpP gene encoding acyl carrier protein, whose translation MDREQRIKEIIADQLGVEVDKLTPDAKFVEDLGADSLDVVELIMSFEEEFNIEIPDEDAEKIKTVGDVINYLNEKLK comes from the coding sequence ATGGACAGAGAGCAAAGAATCAAAGAAATAATAGCGGATCAGCTGGGAGTAGAAGTTGATAAACTTACTCCAGACGCGAAATTTGTAGAAGATTTGGGTGCTGATTCCCTTGACGTTGTAGAGCTTATTATGAGCTTTGAAGAAGAGTTTAACATAGAAATACCAGACGAAGACGCTGAAAAGATAAAGACTGTCGGTGATGTTATAAACTATCTAAATGAAAAGTTAAAATGA
- the fabF gene encoding beta-ketoacyl-ACP synthase II, with protein sequence MRRVVITGIGVVSPIGNNVNDFWQNLVAGKSGIDTISSFDPDKYGLTVKIAAEVKNFNPEDYFDKKDAQKLSDFIKFAYAAAMEAMKDASLENANIDKDRVGVIVGTGIGGLKDIEEQNETLNEKGARRVSPFFIPYGIANMASGVIAIKYGFRGPNYCVVSACATGNHSIGDAFRIIQRGDADIMIAGGTESAITPLGIAGFASLKALSTRNDEPQKASRPFDSQRDGFVMGEGAGILILEEYEHAKKRGAKIYAEIKGYAATDDAFHVTAPCTDGEGAAMCMRLALEDASLNPEDIDYINAHGTSTPLNDKIETLAIKKIFKDHAYKLKMSSNKSMIGHLLGAASAVEAVASVKTIETGIIPPTINLENPDPECDLDYVPNKAINYDVKNILSNSFGFGGTNACIILSKVD encoded by the coding sequence ATGAGAAGAGTGGTTATAACAGGTATAGGTGTTGTATCACCTATAGGAAACAACGTAAATGATTTTTGGCAAAACCTTGTGGCTGGGAAAAGCGGCATAGATACCATCTCTTCTTTTGATCCAGACAAATATGGTTTGACAGTTAAAATAGCTGCCGAAGTGAAAAACTTCAACCCAGAAGATTATTTTGATAAAAAAGATGCCCAAAAACTTTCCGATTTTATAAAGTTTGCTTACGCAGCCGCAATGGAAGCTATGAAAGATGCCAGTCTTGAAAATGCCAATATAGATAAAGATAGAGTTGGTGTGATAGTAGGTACAGGTATAGGTGGATTAAAAGATATAGAAGAACAAAATGAGACTTTAAACGAAAAGGGTGCAAGAAGGGTTTCTCCCTTCTTCATACCTTACGGCATAGCAAATATGGCATCTGGGGTCATAGCCATAAAATATGGATTTAGAGGACCAAACTATTGCGTAGTATCTGCTTGCGCCACTGGTAATCATTCTATAGGAGATGCTTTCAGGATTATACAAAGAGGTGATGCCGATATCATGATAGCTGGCGGTACAGAAAGTGCCATAACCCCACTCGGTATAGCTGGTTTTGCTTCGCTAAAAGCCCTGTCCACTAGAAACGATGAACCTCAAAAAGCCTCAAGGCCTTTTGATAGTCAAAGAGATGGCTTTGTAATGGGAGAAGGAGCTGGGATATTGATATTAGAGGAGTACGAACACGCTAAGAAAAGAGGAGCAAAGATATATGCTGAGATAAAAGGGTACGCAGCGACAGACGATGCTTTCCACGTGACGGCTCCATGCACAGATGGAGAAGGCGCCGCTATGTGTATGAGATTGGCTTTAGAAGATGCCTCTTTAAACCCAGAAGATATAGATTATATAAACGCTCACGGCACTTCAACACCTCTAAACGATAAGATAGAAACCTTGGCGATAAAGAAGATTTTTAAAGATCACGCTTATAAGCTAAAGATGAGTTCCAATAAATCCATGATTGGGCATCTATTGGGAGCTGCATCAGCGGTAGAGGCGGTAGCATCTGTTAAAACTATTGAAACTGGCATAATACCACCCACTATAAACCTCGAAAATCCGGATCCTGAATGCGATTTGGATTATGTGCCAAACAAAGCTATAAACTACGATGTGAAAAACATTTTGTCAAATTCTTTTGGTTTTGGAGGCACAAACGCCTGTATAATACTTAGCAAAGTTGATTAA